One segment of Manihot esculenta cultivar AM560-2 chromosome 4, M.esculenta_v8, whole genome shotgun sequence DNA contains the following:
- the LOC110612931 gene encoding uncharacterized protein LOC110612931, with protein MATSKSYLARPNYRFLSSDQALHAPLTHDSAYELDESDIYNISATSRSNSTEFLKAVPSSRFTKKSTPTAVALTRRNDPGDRTVGTPSSLPVNIPDWSKILKDEYRENRRRDMDDDDDDGEGEDYFDGGSRVPPHEFLARQMARTRIASFSVHEGVGRTLKGRDLSRVRNAIWEKTGFQD; from the coding sequence ATGGCCACCAGCAAGAGCTACTTAGCCAGGCCAAATTACCGATTTCTGTCCAGCGACCAGGCCTTGCACGCGCCACTCACGCACGACTCCGCATACGAACTCGACGAGTCTGACATTTACAACATCTCAGCCACATCTCGTTCCAACTCGACCGAGTTTCTCAAAGCCGTCCCCAGTTCGAGATTCACAAAGAAATCCACACCAACAGCAGTGGCGTTGACCAGACGCAACGACCCCGGAGACAGAACCGTCGGAACTCCTTCGTCACTTCCAGTTAACATACCGGACTGGTCAAAGATATTAAAAGACGAGTACAGAGAGAATCGGAGGAGAGATATGGACGACGATGATGATGACGGCGAAGGAGAGGATTATTTCGACGGAGGATCGAGGGTTCCACCGCACGAGTTTTTGGCGAGGCAGATGGCGAGGACGAGGATCGCATCGTTCTCGGTGCATGAAGGAGTAGGGAGGACTTTGAAAGGGAGGGATCTGAGCAGAGTTAGAAATGCAATTTGGGAGAAAACTGGGTTTCaagattaa